In a genomic window of Thalassotalea piscium:
- the tadA gene encoding tRNA adenosine(34) deaminase TadA produces MTEIITNTEEQHLLDIQFMQRAFALADIAQQHNEIPVGAVVVANNEIIGEGYNQSIMLNDPSAHAEMLAIRQAGNVLNNYRMIDCTLYVTLEPCPMCAGLLVHSRIKRLVFGAADLKTGSAGSVFCLTHHDKLNHQIDVVSGVLAEQCSEQLSTFFQRRRAEKKAIKAGKVEKAKD; encoded by the coding sequence ATGACAGAAATTATAACAAACACTGAAGAGCAGCATTTACTTGATATTCAATTTATGCAACGGGCATTCGCATTAGCTGATATTGCCCAGCAGCATAATGAAATACCGGTAGGCGCAGTGGTAGTTGCTAATAATGAAATTATTGGTGAAGGTTATAATCAATCAATCATGCTTAATGACCCTTCCGCCCATGCTGAAATGTTAGCTATTCGCCAAGCGGGTAACGTGCTTAATAATTATCGCATGATCGATTGCACTTTATACGTTACTTTAGAGCCTTGCCCTATGTGCGCAGGTTTATTGGTGCATAGTCGCATTAAACGCTTAGTGTTTGGCGCGGCAGATCTTAAAACCGGTAGTGCTGGCAGCGTTTTTTGTCTTACCCATCATGATAAATTAAATCATCAAATTGATGTGGTTTCAGGAGTATTAGCCGAGCAATGCAGTGAGCAATTATCCACGTTTTTTCAACGTCGGCGGGCTGAGAAAAAAGCAATTAAAGCGGGGAAAGTGGAAAAAGCTAAAGATTAA
- the hemW gene encoding radical SAM family heme chaperone HemW — MLTAPPLSLYIHIPWCVQKCPYCDFNSHEFGKGKGQKEIPEQAYIIQLIKDLDDDIKRFSLTNRPLHSIFIGGGTPSLFSAQGIGSILEQVLARFDHNSDIEITLEANPGTVEADKFKGFAKAGVTRLSIGVQSFASDKLIKLGRIHDSEQAKIAVQLAKTAGITSFNLDLMHGLPNQSLENALDDLRIAISLNPDHISWYQLTIEPNTAFYSKPPKLPQDDTLWDIQEQGLVLLAEAGYQQYEISAYSKANSKADKRCQHNLNYWQFGDYLGIGCGAHGKITDTTNNTITRTVKVKHPKGYLDQDREALDKLIIVSEDELPFEFMMNLLRLKQAFTLEHFEQTTGLSSEAIQPALTLAEAKGLMSHTDSHWQVTELGHRYLNDLLELFLVS; from the coding sequence ATGCTGACTGCCCCTCCCCTTTCGCTCTACATTCATATTCCTTGGTGTGTACAAAAATGTCCGTATTGCGACTTTAATTCACATGAATTTGGCAAAGGTAAAGGCCAAAAAGAAATACCAGAACAAGCGTATATTATTCAGTTAATTAAAGATTTAGATGATGATATTAAACGCTTTTCATTAACAAACCGCCCACTGCACAGTATTTTTATTGGCGGCGGCACGCCAAGTTTATTTTCAGCTCAAGGAATTGGTTCAATACTTGAACAAGTACTGGCTCGCTTTGACCATAACAGTGACATTGAAATAACTTTAGAAGCCAATCCGGGTACAGTAGAAGCCGATAAGTTTAAAGGTTTTGCCAAAGCTGGAGTTACTCGCCTTTCAATAGGCGTACAAAGCTTTGCCTCCGATAAGCTGATAAAGCTAGGGCGTATTCACGACAGCGAACAAGCTAAAATTGCCGTACAACTTGCCAAAACAGCAGGAATAACAAGCTTTAATTTAGACTTAATGCATGGTTTACCTAACCAGTCGTTAGAAAATGCCTTAGACGATTTACGCATCGCAATATCATTAAACCCTGATCATATTTCATGGTACCAGCTTACCATTGAACCTAATACCGCCTTTTATTCAAAACCACCTAAGCTACCGCAAGACGATACCCTTTGGGATATTCAAGAACAAGGCCTTGTACTACTTGCAGAGGCAGGTTATCAACAATATGAAATTTCAGCCTATAGTAAAGCCAATAGTAAAGCCGATAAGCGATGCCAGCATAACCTTAACTATTGGCAGTTTGGTGACTACCTTGGGATTGGCTGTGGTGCTCACGGTAAAATTACCGATACCACTAATAACACCATTACACGAACAGTTAAAGTAAAACACCCTAAAGGTTACTTAGATCAAGATCGTGAGGCATTAGATAAACTAATTATAGTTTCAGAAGACGAACTGCCGTTCGAGTTTATGATGAACTTACTGCGTCTAAAACAAGCTTTTACCCTTGAACACTTTGAACAAACCACTGGGCTTAGTTCCGAAGCAATACAACCTGCGCTAACGCTCGCAGAAGCGAAAGGCTTGATGAGCCATACTGACTCACATTGGCAGGTAACTGAGCTAGGTCACCGTTATCTTAATGATTTATTAGAATTGTTCTTAGTTTCGTAA
- a CDS encoding XTP/dITP diphosphatase: MSTFMQKSNSTIVLATGNPGKVKELDNLLTQYGINIKPQSEFNVSDADETGTTFIENAIIKARHAAQITGLPAIADDSGLEVDALNGAPGIYSARYAGERANDALNNAKLLKEMQGVENRSARFHCVLVFMQHHLDPTPVVCHGVWEGSILTEAKGEQGFGYDPLFWLEAQQMTSAQLPRELKNQLSHRAQALKQLVQHLKKVK; the protein is encoded by the coding sequence ATGTCAACATTCATGCAAAAGTCCAATTCAACAATAGTACTCGCAACGGGTAATCCTGGTAAAGTTAAAGAGCTAGATAATTTACTGACTCAATATGGTATTAATATCAAACCTCAAAGCGAGTTTAATGTTTCCGACGCCGACGAAACAGGTACAACGTTTATTGAAAATGCGATTATTAAAGCCAGACATGCAGCTCAAATTACTGGTTTACCCGCAATAGCCGACGACTCGGGGCTAGAAGTTGATGCGTTAAACGGCGCGCCCGGTATCTATTCAGCCCGTTACGCCGGTGAGCGTGCAAACGATGCGCTCAATAATGCCAAGTTATTAAAAGAAATGCAGGGTGTTGAAAACCGTAGCGCACGTTTTCACTGTGTTTTAGTGTTCATGCAACATCATTTAGACCCAACCCCTGTTGTTTGTCATGGTGTTTGGGAAGGCAGTATTTTAACCGAGGCTAAAGGTGAGCAAGGCTTCGGCTACGATCCTTTATTTTGGCTTGAAGCACAACAAATGACCTCAGCACAATTACCACGAGAATTAAAGAATCAATTGAGTCATCGTGCTCAAGCCTTAAAACAATTAGTTCAACACTTAAAAAAAGTAAAATAA
- a CDS encoding EamA family transporter: protein MSLKDSFLGLIIICLWGFNFIVIALGVESIPPLLMGALRFLCVASLGSLFVKKPSIPWHWMAAYALTLCFGQFAFLFSAMAYGMPAGLASLVLQSQAVFTLIFSAIMLKEVIKLPQIFAMVIAGIGLTVIGFSGADTPMTLLGFVLTIVAAISWAIGNVVNRVINQRGYKASIGLVVWSSWIAFIPFLLSSYFLKGRKPLSPH, encoded by the coding sequence ATGTCACTAAAGGATAGCTTTTTAGGCTTAATTATTATTTGTCTTTGGGGTTTTAATTTTATTGTTATTGCGTTGGGTGTTGAAAGCATTCCACCGTTATTAATGGGGGCATTACGTTTTCTCTGTGTGGCATCACTCGGTTCACTTTTTGTTAAAAAACCATCTATTCCATGGCATTGGATGGCAGCTTATGCGCTAACACTTTGCTTTGGTCAATTCGCTTTTTTATTTAGCGCAATGGCTTATGGTATGCCTGCCGGATTAGCTTCACTAGTACTGCAATCTCAAGCGGTTTTTACCTTAATATTTTCAGCGATTATGTTAAAAGAAGTGATCAAACTACCACAAATATTCGCTATGGTAATTGCTGGAATTGGCTTAACAGTTATAGGTTTTTCCGGTGCAGATACTCCGATGACTTTATTAGGCTTTGTGCTAACTATCGTTGCGGCAATAAGCTGGGCAATAGGTAATGTAGTCAACCGTGTAATTAATCAACGTGGTTATAAAGCAAGCATAGGTTTAGTGGTTTGGTCGTCTTGGATCGCATTTATTCCATTCTTACTTTCTAGTTATTTTTTGAAGGGCAGGAAGCCATTATCTCCGCACTGA
- a CDS encoding EamA family transporter produces the protein MLGYSLWSYLLQHYPTGQVAPLTLGVPVVGLICATLFLKETLSLQQGIGGLLVMLGLIVNTVGGKFKFKRKVNSEKAV, from the coding sequence ATATTAGGTTACAGTTTATGGAGTTATTTACTGCAACATTATCCTACTGGACAAGTTGCGCCGTTAACCTTAGGCGTGCCCGTTGTTGGCTTAATTTGTGCTACGCTGTTTTTAAAAGAAACACTCTCACTCCAACAGGGCATCGGTGGACTGCTAGTCATGCTAGGTTTGATCGTCAATACAGTGGGAGGAAAATTTAAATTCAAGAGAAAGGTGAACAGCGAAAAAGCGGTGTAG
- a CDS encoding DUF4426 domain-containing protein, whose product MNNLFFKSVFTLLFVWLVSFQTVAENMKKLGSMNVHYIAIDATFLTPEVAKAYNIVRSRYNGLVNISVMDNTIEGNPAKTVRITGTAKNLAGQSKTLEFTEVKEGDAIYYLGQVSYRNDETINFDLTITDGKETHTLSFSQKFYVD is encoded by the coding sequence ATGAATAACTTATTTTTTAAAAGTGTTTTTACACTATTGTTTGTATGGTTAGTTTCATTTCAAACAGTCGCCGAAAACATGAAAAAGCTCGGCAGTATGAACGTGCATTATATTGCGATTGATGCAACATTTTTAACGCCTGAAGTAGCTAAAGCCTACAACATTGTTCGCAGTCGTTATAATGGTTTAGTTAACATTTCTGTAATGGACAATACCATTGAAGGCAACCCAGCTAAAACAGTACGTATTACAGGCACTGCCAAAAACTTAGCAGGTCAAAGTAAAACACTTGAATTTACCGAAGTAAAAGAAGGTGATGCAATTTATTACCTTGGCCAAGTGAGTTATCGCAACGACGAAACTATTAATTTCGACTTAACCATTACCGACGGTAAAGAAACACACACGTTAAGCTTCTCACAAAAATTTTATGTTGACTGA
- a CDS encoding YggT family protein translates to MEAINYLLKFVLDTFVLVLIFRVWLQVVKADFYNPLSQFIVKVTNPLVIPLRRVIPGFAGLDIATIVLILLVSTSKYIIIPMMNGGPFDPVSALYFGFLFSIKQVGFLLFVAMLIMAIMSWVVQGYNPTQVIFHQLTEPFLNPIRRIVPSIGGLDLSVLIAFLLLNVINILLSGWIPYWGML, encoded by the coding sequence ATGGAAGCAATTAATTATTTGCTTAAGTTTGTTTTAGATACTTTTGTTCTAGTATTAATTTTTCGTGTATGGCTTCAAGTAGTAAAAGCAGACTTTTACAATCCTTTAAGCCAATTTATTGTAAAAGTTACTAACCCTTTGGTTATACCGCTACGCCGAGTTATACCCGGGTTTGCTGGTTTAGATATTGCAACGATAGTGTTAATACTATTAGTTTCGACTTCTAAATATATAATTATCCCAATGATGAATGGCGGGCCTTTCGACCCGGTATCAGCGCTGTATTTTGGTTTTCTGTTTTCAATAAAACAAGTAGGTTTTTTATTATTTGTAGCAATGTTAATAATGGCAATAATGAGTTGGGTGGTGCAAGGCTACAACCCTACACAAGTTATATTCCACCAACTAACAGAGCCTTTTTTAAACCCTATTCGCCGCATAGTACCCAGTATTGGAGGCCTAGACTTATCGGTATTAATCGCCTTTTTATTACTTAATGTAATTAATATTTTATTATCAGGTTGGATCCCATACTGGGGTATGTTGTAA
- the proC gene encoding pyrroline-5-carboxylate reductase, producing MTKLAFIGAGNMNGAILSGLVNKGFNPQNIIVANPSAPKREALSEQYGVLHTSSNIEAVAFADYVILGVKPHLIAQVCQEIATETAIENKCFVSVAAGCTIEQIQQALNGQYPVIRVMPNTPSQLGYGVSGLYASIDVSENQKQQTAEFMKSVGIIKWLNTEAEIDHIIAVSGSAPAYFFLFMEAMQNKAIALGFTEQESRELVQQTALGAAQMVINNDLPISQLRKNVTSKGGTTQAALTTLIDGGLEQLVTNAMDSALHRAKEMAENSN from the coding sequence ATGACCAAATTAGCATTTATAGGTGCAGGAAATATGAATGGCGCCATTCTTTCAGGGTTAGTCAATAAAGGGTTTAATCCACAAAACATTATTGTTGCAAATCCTTCGGCGCCAAAGCGTGAAGCGCTTAGCGAGCAATATGGAGTGTTGCATACGAGTTCAAATATAGAAGCTGTTGCTTTTGCTGATTATGTAATTTTAGGGGTAAAGCCTCACTTAATTGCACAAGTATGCCAAGAGATTGCAACTGAAACAGCGATAGAAAACAAGTGTTTTGTCTCGGTTGCTGCCGGTTGTACCATAGAACAAATTCAACAAGCCTTAAATGGTCAATACCCTGTGATCAGAGTAATGCCAAATACGCCATCGCAATTAGGTTACGGCGTAAGCGGTTTATATGCTTCAATTGATGTAAGCGAAAACCAAAAACAACAAACAGCCGAATTTATGAAATCTGTTGGCATCATAAAATGGCTTAATACTGAAGCTGAAATAGACCATATTATTGCAGTTTCAGGCTCTGCCCCTGCTTATTTTTTCTTGTTTATGGAAGCAATGCAAAACAAAGCAATAGCCTTAGGCTTTACTGAACAAGAAAGCCGAGAATTAGTACAACAAACAGCACTTGGCGCTGCACAAATGGTAATTAATAACGACTTACCCATTAGCCAATTACGAAAGAACGTGACATCGAAAGGTGGTACTACGCAAGCGGCGCTAACCACATTAATTGATGGTGGCTTGGAACAACTTGTAACAAATGCAATGGATAGTGCCTTGCATCGTGCTAAAGAAATGGCTGAGAATAGCAATTAA
- a CDS encoding YggS family pyridoxal phosphate-dependent enzyme, producing the protein MMCIKDNIAAVNLQIKSACEQANRSPEQVTLLAVSKTKPIELIKQAYHTGQLSFGENYIQEAVDKISQLKHLQDIVWHYIGPIQSNKTKLIAENFDWVQSVDRAKVITRLNDQRSCNHTPLNICLQVNISQESTKSGIAINEVNTLAEQVALSPNLTLRGLMAIPEKNNAAQSFNQMHKLFTTLKQRYNTVDTLSMGMSGDLNDAINAGSTMVRIGTAIFGER; encoded by the coding sequence ATGATGTGTATTAAAGATAATATTGCAGCAGTTAATCTGCAAATAAAAAGTGCTTGTGAACAAGCTAACAGATCGCCCGAGCAAGTTACTTTGCTGGCTGTAAGTAAAACAAAACCTATTGAATTGATTAAGCAAGCTTACCATACGGGGCAACTCAGCTTTGGTGAAAACTATATTCAAGAGGCGGTTGACAAAATTAGTCAATTGAAACATTTGCAGGATATTGTTTGGCATTATATTGGCCCTATTCAGTCGAATAAAACAAAGCTTATTGCTGAAAATTTTGATTGGGTACAAAGTGTTGATAGAGCCAAAGTTATCACTCGCTTAAATGATCAAAGGTCTTGCAACCATACCCCGCTAAACATTTGTTTACAAGTGAATATTAGCCAAGAAAGTACAAAATCTGGCATTGCAATTAACGAAGTTAACACCCTTGCAGAGCAGGTAGCTTTGTCGCCAAATTTAACCTTAAGAGGCTTAATGGCGATCCCTGAGAAAAATAATGCGGCGCAAAGCTTTAATCAAATGCACAAGCTGTTTACTACATTAAAGCAACGCTATAATACAGTTGATACCTTATCAATGGGAATGTCTGGCGATTTAAACGATGCAATTAATGCTGGCTCAACTATGGTGCGCATTGGTACCGCCATTTTTGGTGAAAGATAA
- a CDS encoding type IV pilus twitching motility protein PilT, giving the protein MDITELLAFSVENNASDLHLSTGIPPSIRVDGDVRKLNIPAFDAKDVNGLVYDIMNDRQRKEYEENLEVDFSFEVPNLARFRVNAFNQNRGPSAVFRTIPSKVLSLEELGCPDIFRDISDTPRGLVLVTGPTGSGKSTTLAAMVDYINKNKYHHILTIEDPIEFVHENKSCLINQREVHRDTLSFNNALRSALREDPDVILVGEMRDLETIRLAMTAAETGHLVFGTLHTTSAPKTIDRIIDVFPAEEKSMVRSMLSESLRAVISQTLVKKVGGGRVAAHEIMIGVPAIRNLIREDKIAQMYSAIQTGMSHGMQTMDQCLQNLVNRGMISRQDAMEKAADKNQFKTY; this is encoded by the coding sequence ATGGATATTACCGAATTACTCGCGTTTAGCGTAGAAAATAATGCATCTGATTTACATCTTTCTACCGGCATTCCTCCTTCAATTCGCGTTGATGGTGATGTTAGAAAATTAAATATTCCAGCGTTTGACGCTAAAGATGTTAATGGTCTTGTTTATGACATTATGAATGATAGACAGCGAAAAGAGTACGAAGAAAACTTAGAGGTCGATTTTTCATTCGAAGTACCAAATTTAGCACGTTTTAGGGTGAATGCGTTTAATCAAAACCGTGGGCCGTCGGCAGTATTTCGTACCATTCCTAGTAAAGTGCTTTCGCTTGAAGAGCTTGGTTGCCCTGATATTTTTAGAGATATTTCTGACACCCCTCGTGGTTTAGTGCTTGTTACAGGCCCTACTGGTTCGGGTAAATCAACTACGCTAGCGGCTATGGTTGACTATATTAACAAAAATAAATATCACCATATTTTAACCATTGAAGACCCGATAGAATTTGTTCATGAAAATAAATCGTGTTTAATTAACCAACGGGAAGTACACCGTGATACATTAAGTTTTAATAATGCGCTACGTTCTGCGCTTCGTGAAGACCCTGATGTTATTCTTGTGGGTGAAATGCGAGATTTAGAAACCATTCGTTTAGCAATGACAGCAGCAGAAACGGGCCATTTAGTCTTTGGTACCTTGCATACAACTTCAGCACCAAAAACAATAGACCGTATTATTGATGTGTTTCCAGCCGAAGAAAAGTCTATGGTGCGTTCAATGTTATCTGAATCATTACGTGCGGTAATTTCACAAACGCTAGTTAAAAAAGTTGGCGGCGGACGCGTAGCTGCGCATGAAATTATGATAGGTGTTCCAGCTATTCGTAACTTAATTCGTGAAGACAAAATTGCACAAATGTATTCAGCTATTCAAACGGGTATGTCGCATGGTATGCAAACAATGGATCAATGTTTACAAAACTTGGTTAATCGCGGCATGATTTCGCGCCAAGATGCGATGGAAAAAGCGGCAGATAAAAATCAATTTAAAACATATTAG
- a CDS encoding PilT/PilU family type 4a pilus ATPase, which translates to MRFHNLLVKMVQEDASDMFVTAKLPVSAKINGELQPIDSQVLTADEALGLVHDAMNEKQKKQFDEEKECNFAISIDDIGRFRVSAFWQRDMAGMVVRRIVTEIPSADDLGLPSVLKDVVMSKRGLVLFVGGTGTGKSTSMAALIGYRNKNSRGHILTIEDPVEFVHEHGKSMITQREVGLDTESFDAALQSSLRQAPDVILIGEIRSKEIMEHALSFAETGHLCIATLHANNANQAIDRIMHLVPSDQHGKLLFDLALNLRGIIAQQLIPTRDGNGRVAAIEILLNSPFIGELIKKGDISSIKEVMEKSTEQGMQTFDQALFTLYQRGLINYADALHHADSPNDLRLMIKLRSNDQGGSGSLAGVTLDGLEPKE; encoded by the coding sequence ATGAGATTTCATAATTTACTAGTTAAAATGGTGCAAGAAGATGCATCCGACATGTTTGTAACAGCTAAATTACCTGTTAGCGCAAAAATAAATGGCGAGTTACAACCCATCGATTCACAAGTGCTAACCGCAGATGAAGCGTTAGGTTTAGTGCATGATGCAATGAATGAAAAGCAAAAGAAGCAATTCGACGAAGAGAAAGAGTGTAACTTTGCAATTTCTATTGATGACATTGGTCGATTTCGTGTATCCGCATTTTGGCAAAGAGATATGGCTGGCATGGTTGTACGTCGTATTGTTACCGAAATACCAAGTGCCGACGATTTAGGGCTACCCTCAGTTCTAAAAGACGTTGTAATGTCTAAACGTGGTTTAGTGCTATTTGTAGGTGGTACCGGCACCGGTAAATCAACCTCGATGGCAGCGTTAATTGGTTATCGAAATAAAAACTCTCGTGGGCATATTCTTACTATTGAAGACCCAGTTGAATTTGTACATGAACATGGTAAGTCGATGATTACCCAACGCGAAGTTGGGCTAGATACCGAATCGTTTGATGCCGCATTACAAAGCTCGTTACGACAAGCACCTGATGTTATTTTAATTGGAGAGATCCGTTCAAAAGAAATAATGGAACATGCATTAAGTTTCGCGGAAACAGGGCATTTGTGTATTGCTACCTTGCATGCCAATAACGCAAACCAAGCGATTGACCGGATAATGCACTTAGTGCCTTCAGATCAACATGGTAAATTGTTATTTGATTTAGCATTAAACTTACGCGGCATTATTGCTCAACAACTTATTCCTACCCGCGATGGCAATGGCCGAGTTGCAGCAATTGAGATTTTATTAAACTCGCCGTTTATTGGTGAATTAATTAAAAAAGGTGATATTAGTAGCATTAAAGAAGTTATGGAAAAGTCTACTGAACAAGGAATGCAAACCTTTGATCAGGCTTTATTTACTTTATACCAACGCGGTTTAATTAACTATGCAGATGCATTGCATCATGCTGATTCACCTAACGATTTACGCTTAATGATTAAATTGCGCAGTAATGACCAAGGCGGCTCTGGCTCGCTAGCGGGTGTAACCTTAGATGGGTTAGAGCCTAAAGAATAA
- a CDS encoding pseudouridine synthase, whose protein sequence is MTLFNDAPCFTEFKHAIEGFALPKRFTFPFYYQPHPLCQLAAKELQRYLDEQTQWQHNFGLTGNTEDATGKMFGVLIVKKSDNTIGYLSAFSGKLADKNVHQHFVPPVFDMLIKEDFFLTEQQAINKINDDLDSRLRNEAYTETKQLLSRYLTESVNEITQLQHSNAEQKKQRKAKRTSAKVTLSEHNFNALNEQLNKESVANKNSLNALKAQWKSQIEQLEQALLVHNNAIDKLKLTRKKRSNALQKKLFEHYQFLNIKGAKKDLNTIFKDSVHPPPAGAGECAAPKLLHYAFANNLTPLAMAEFWWGVSPKSEIRQHGNFYPACIGKCQPILTHMLEGMAIDNNPLLENPAAGKTLAIIYQDTHIVVVNKPAEFLSVPGKHINDSVLTRIEQLFPQATGGIIVHRLDMSTSGLMVLALNPRAHKGLQKQFIKREVSKRYIAVISGKVNSTEGKITLPLRGDLNDRPRQLVCNELGKKAETTWQLISQSDKVSRVYLYPKTGRTHQLRVHCAHSDGLNSPIVGDDLYGKKANRLHLHAQQLAFCHPITKAPLTFECEPDF, encoded by the coding sequence ATGACTTTATTCAATGATGCCCCATGCTTTACCGAATTCAAACACGCTATTGAAGGCTTTGCTCTACCGAAGCGATTTACCTTTCCTTTTTATTACCAACCCCATCCTCTATGCCAATTAGCCGCAAAAGAATTACAGCGCTATTTAGACGAACAAACACAGTGGCAGCATAATTTTGGCTTAACAGGCAATACTGAAGATGCAACAGGCAAAATGTTTGGGGTACTAATAGTTAAAAAAAGTGATAATACCATCGGTTACTTATCAGCATTTTCAGGAAAATTAGCAGATAAAAATGTTCACCAGCATTTTGTTCCACCAGTATTTGATATGTTAATTAAAGAAGACTTTTTCTTAACAGAACAACAAGCAATTAACAAAATAAATGATGATCTTGATTCGCGCCTTCGAAACGAAGCATATACTGAAACTAAACAATTACTTTCACGCTACCTAACCGAATCTGTTAACGAAATAACCCAATTACAACACAGTAATGCTGAGCAAAAAAAACAACGAAAAGCGAAAAGAACCTCAGCAAAAGTAACATTATCAGAGCATAATTTTAATGCGCTAAATGAACAATTAAATAAAGAAAGTGTTGCAAATAAAAATAGTTTAAACGCATTAAAAGCGCAATGGAAAAGCCAAATAGAACAGTTAGAGCAAGCATTGTTAGTACATAACAACGCAATTGATAAGCTTAAATTAACACGCAAAAAACGCTCTAATGCATTGCAAAAAAAACTCTTTGAACATTATCAGTTTCTAAATATAAAAGGGGCTAAAAAAGACCTTAACACTATTTTTAAAGACTCTGTGCATCCACCACCAGCTGGCGCAGGTGAATGTGCCGCACCCAAACTATTACATTATGCCTTTGCTAATAATTTAACGCCTTTAGCAATGGCCGAATTTTGGTGGGGAGTATCACCAAAGTCTGAAATTCGTCAGCATGGTAACTTTTATCCAGCATGTATCGGCAAATGCCAACCAATTTTAACTCACATGCTTGAAGGCATGGCAATTGATAATAATCCATTGCTAGAAAACCCAGCCGCAGGCAAAACCTTAGCCATTATCTATCAAGACACTCACATTGTTGTAGTAAATAAACCGGCTGAATTTCTTTCTGTGCCAGGAAAACACATTAACGACTCAGTGTTAACGAGAATAGAACAATTATTTCCGCAAGCAACAGGCGGCATAATTGTTCATCGACTTGATATGTCTACGTCAGGTTTAATGGTATTAGCCCTTAACCCTCGCGCCCACAAAGGCTTACAAAAGCAATTTATCAAAAGAGAAGTGAGCAAGCGTTATATTGCGGTTATCTCAGGGAAGGTAAATAGCACTGAAGGTAAGATCACGCTTCCACTGAGAGGTGATCTAAACGATCGCCCAAGGCAATTAGTGTGTAATGAATTGGGGAAAAAAGCGGAAACTACATGGCAGCTGATTTCACAATCAGACAAAGTAAGTCGCGTATATTTATACCCTAAAACAGGTAGAACTCATCAATTGCGCGTACATTGCGCCCACAGCGACGGTTTAAACTCACCTATAGTGGGTGACGATTTATATGGAAAAAAAGCTAATCGATTGCATTTACATGCACAACAACTCGCTTTTTGTCACCCAATTACAAAAGCACCATTGACCTTTGAGTGTGAACCCGACTTTTAA
- a CDS encoding AEC family transporter, producing MNIIEIILPLALICFLGYGCAKHSWLSKADIDAISKLTFKLLIPAFLFQKMATTELAGNVNINYFFAFYGPLLFSYSIAYLINYSFHTEHKTHSAPSSVFALGASYSNTVIVGIPVLIAAFGDNSISLVFLIITFHSALLFTLTSVLAINSQRQNDPNKVKDAIWHKLAQQTLLNPLVASITLGLIVNLLPISLPAVLNNTLILLGSPAIALALFLLGCSLTFYRIKQQKYFITFATIMKLIVLPALVYITSKHLLKLPYEVICTLVIISACPTGVNAYLIAKIQNIQRETVAGTIVASTLCCLITLPCWLWLLSKDAL from the coding sequence ATGAATATCATTGAAATTATTCTGCCATTAGCGCTCATTTGTTTTTTGGGCTATGGCTGTGCTAAACATTCATGGCTGAGTAAAGCTGATATAGATGCGATCAGTAAATTAACCTTTAAATTGTTAATTCCTGCATTTTTATTTCAAAAAATGGCAACAACTGAGCTTGCCGGTAATGTTAATATTAATTACTTTTTCGCCTTCTACGGCCCATTGCTGTTCAGCTATAGCATTGCATATTTAATTAATTATAGTTTTCATACTGAGCACAAAACCCATTCTGCGCCCTCTTCTGTTTTTGCCTTAGGCGCAAGCTATTCTAATACCGTAATTGTAGGCATACCCGTATTAATTGCAGCCTTTGGCGACAACTCAATTAGCCTAGTATTTCTCATTATTACCTTTCATAGTGCCTTATTGTTTACCTTAACGAGTGTGTTAGCAATAAACAGTCAAAGACAAAATGACCCCAACAAAGTAAAAGATGCTATTTGGCATAAGCTTGCTCAGCAAACTTTACTAAACCCATTAGTTGCTAGCATCACATTAGGGTTGATAGTTAACCTCCTACCAATTTCTTTACCTGCTGTACTTAACAACACCCTTATTTTATTAGGTAGCCCTGCTATTGCATTGGCATTATTTTTACTAGGGTGCTCACTCACCTTTTACCGCATAAAACAGCAAAAGTACTTCATTACTTTCGCAACAATAATGAAGCTGATAGTGCTACCAGCGCTTGTTTACATAACCAGTAAGCATTTACTGAAATTACCCTACGAGGTAATTTGTACTTTAGTCATTATTAGTGCATGCCCAACAGGGGTTAATGCCTATTTAATTGCTAAAATACAAAACATTCAACGTGAAACAGTTGCTGGCACAATTGTCGCTTCCACCTTATGTTGTCTTATAACTTTACCTTGCTGGCTTTGGCTACTATCAAAAGATGCACTTTAA